The sequence TCAATCATAtcgagaaatcatcaataacaAGTCAAATGCACAGACACACGCAGATAATATCGTCATTCAACTCCCTCATCACAAACCCAACTCCTAACCATCCCAGACATCTaacatatgctctgataccatcaattgtggcgccccaaacctcgccacgtaatcatacaacatgtgacgtcatatgcataaaaattttctatgttatatcaaaatctcaaatcatttggaattcatatgagcaagatatgccactaattatcattttgcccttaaaattaattcattatttttcaacttatttacgaaaataccatcaaaataaattgaatatttttcaacttatttacaaaaatgtcatcaatactattttatagttgtaatatttacttcaggcattacaGCTCATTTGATCTACTCAACCGCTCATGCGTACAAGTTTGTGGCATAAAGACTACTCAACCGTTCACCATATCGAACAACTTTTGAAAACAGCTGAGTGAAGATATCTTCGGATATAAGTCACATGTCTACAAAGGATCTCAATTACTTTATTAGAAAAGTTGACTATATGATTCTGCACTACAAACAAGAAATCAGAAGATCATAATGTTTTCCGAAAAAGTTATAGCGCAGTGCTAGTTATTTGTTGCTGTTAGGGACCGTTTGTTTCTGCATTTAGAAAATGTCAAATTGCTCATTAATTGAAGTGTACTATGATTCAAGAAAGAACAACGACAACAATGGTTTTGCATTAATGGTCATTTATTGAGAACAGTCGAACGTTGAATGAGAAAATGCAAAACAACACCATAAATATAGAACGCCAATAATAGCTGAAGTGacaaaaaaattacaagaaCACGCATTCGAAGAAACATTTCAAACTTGCATTCTTTGAAAAGATTGAGTTCTTTGAAAAGATTGTTTATCAATATTCATTGTGATACTCACTACTGCTCAGTAGATCTCGCTTCAAGATCATCCAATTAGATCATCAAGGATCATCAAAGGCTTCTGTCAAACTAATCAACCATTTCTTGTAAAGATTGTTTGAGGAGTTGTTCGACAGTTTGAATCTGAGGATTCATTACTTTATTTCATTTGtgttttatttgttgttttaaTGTGTGTCTCGTGTTTCTCAACCGTTTGTAAGAGTTGAATAGGATTTTCGACTTAGACCGTGGATAAGTTTTAAGGTTGAAGCAGATTGTTACAAAGAGTTGTAAAACCAAAACTCTTCTACTAAAAACCATTCTTAAGTAGAAGAAGGGTTGACGTAGGAGTTCAAGTCCTCGAACACCAATAAAAATTTGTGTTATttctttattgaatttatttactTTGTCGACTTCCTATATTTGAGTATaatagtttcataaaaaacAATCAGACCATTTTCCACACTATTTGTGATCTTACTATTTTTTAGAGTTGAGAAAATCAGGTCTTGTACAGCTAACCCTATCAAGATCGATCATTTGGCATAGTTTCAGAGAAAActttaaagtgtttattcaccccctctaaaCACATCCATGATCCTAAAAAGTAGTGTCAAAGCGGGTTTTTCTCGACCtttgatatacatatatactcAAATGACATCTTTCAATAAGATTTCAATGTCTCTAAAGAAGATTAGATGATTAGAAAATTCTTATGCATGCACAAGACGATGAAATATGGTATGTTATCAATGATGTTCCAATGAAGATCCTAAAGGCAAACATAGTTGTTGCATTATCTGAGGGTGCTTCATTGATGGTAGAAAAGCACCGTCAGAATATACCACTGAGGACAAAAAGAAGGTCAACCTGGACAACGTGGCCAATGATATCCTTTATAAAACtttagataaaaatatatttagtaaaattaaaaattgttcCACAACTAAAAAGATCTGTGAAAAGCTGACTCAACTGTGTGAGGAAAACGATCAGACAAAAGAGAACATGCTGACCGTGGCTATCCAAAAATTCGACAATGCCAAGATGAAGCTTGGAGAAACCCTCAATAAGTTTGATGAGAGGTCTAGCAGTATTATTATTGAACTTGCATCTCTTGGTAAGGAATATTCTAATTGTAAAATTACTTTAAAGGAAATGAGAGCATTGCCCAGAGAGTGAGATGTAAGACATTGCCCATGAGAGAATTCAAATATTTAGGCAAACTGGAGTTGCATGACTTGTTTGTTGACCTCAACCCTTATGAGTTCGAACTTGGGATTCAAAGTGAACAAGAGTCATCTACATCTCAACCGACAAAAGCTCTGGCTGCAACTGTTGCTGCTCCTCTTGTCGAAGAGATTTCAAGTAAGAAGTCTGCTGAGCAGCTGAGTAATGATACCATGTCCTTCATTAAGAAGTCTTATTCATTAAGAAATTTGGTAAATTTATACGCAAAAATCAATctaatttaccaaaaaaaattataaaaaagacCTGACAGAGGATGGTCAAGCTTGTTTTAACTGTGACGATAGAGGCCACTTTATTACAGATTGTAATAGGCCCAAGAAAGATGAAAAGAAACCATTTGAGAGGAGACGGTCGAAGGATGAGAAAAAAATAAGTTGATTGACTCAAAAAGTGAATCTTCCTGATCAGACACCAGCTCAAGTGACAGTGATGATGAGCCAGTCCAGTGCCTGATGGCATATTTAGAATCAGAAGAAAATTTTGAcgaggtatttgatttcagatATAGTGAATTTACATGTGAAGATCTTGTCACTGTACTTCGTGATATGGCTAAATAGCACAAGATATTTCTCAATCATTTCAGGAAGTAAGGTTATAAAACGTAAGCCTAAGAGATAACTCGAACGATTCTAGTTGTTTGCATCGAAAAGAACTCGATGGTCTCTAGTGAAACTAAGTCTGCTGGGCACTGAAAATGATAACATGCGGAGACTGTTTCAAGCCACTTTGAATGAAAATCAAAAgttgttaaaagtaataaaCACTTGGAAccaatcttcaatttctttgAGTAAGGTGCATGAAAAGCAAAACCAAGCTGATGATAGAATCAGTCTAAGCTTTTGCAATGATGATTGTAGTTATACTGAAACAAGTACTCAATCACAAATAGACTAAGATGAGTCTAACATGATAAAATTTGTCCGCTCCAATGCGATATATAACATGATAAGCTTGAAATACAAGCAGATAGAAGTACTCTACGAGCATAAAGCTAAGCATAGAGAACCGAGATACGTTGAACCACATGACTCTAAGTCTGGGAAGACCTGGCTAAAGCCAAGACCAAATGGGACTGGACTAGCCAGTTTAAGCCCAACCGATTTTGGAAGAGGTCATTTCTGCCTAGACATATTGTTCCAAGGGAGAAACCAGTAATTGTATGCTAGTTCAAAAGAGGTACAGACTGGATAGCAAGAAAAAATGGCCTAAACAACATCTTGTTAAATCTAGAACATATCATAGCACAACACACAACTTTACTTGACCGCTTGAATTTTTGGACACACCCAGGTAAGCCCATAAGGGTAATTCATGTGTGGGTCTCGAAAGGTTAATTCGATCTATACCCAACTAAATGTTGGTACCAAAGTGTTTTGTGTTGTTGACaggtacaaaaataaaaaacggTCGAAGAGTCAACCTAGTATCTTGACAATTGATGTTCAAGGCACATGACTGAAAACAAAAAGTTTTTGTCAGAAGTGATTGAATGCAAGGGACCAAGAATCACATTTTGTTTATAACTTAAAATGTAGAACCCTTGGTAAGGATAAGATTatatatgataatataatattaaagatgTACAGTTGGTGGAAAACATGTGCTATAACTTGACTAattgttggaatatttcatgttcgcaatcttgatattgatgttaacaaaacttgttattttgtttctaatgaatttacccAAGTGTGCGGAAATTTGAACTGATCAggattcgaactgatcagttaccgagccaAAATTGAAGCTATCAAGACACAAACTGAAAGctccaactgattgcccaaactgaattagttcgactgatatatcaaagaccagttcaaatgattgtccagctgataggcagttcagcagaagaccttcagaagcccggtcagctgatgaagagttcaactgaccagttcaactgaaatagcgaaatcagttcagctgacgagccaactgatttcaccgaaCCAGttgaagatcagttcaactgaccagttcataACATCAATTAGAAATCAATCAGTTTGttgaacacgacaagcttattcaatTGAATCTAGTTGTGCGCATTAAGGAAAAGCtgttgtccagtcaaaggacaataattgACATTGCATCAAAgcttaaagacaaaatgttccagaatgaCTGTCGGAAAGTACACAAATTTTGAGAAACGAATTCAAATTGCAACGAgtatatttgatgagtcttggtgtacgGTCTCAATGCCTCTATAAATACATGACCAAGATCATCAAtttataagaataaaaaatataagtgTGGAAAAAACAAGAGATAAAAAGAAGGGCACACATAATGCATATCTGCTTACAGAAGCAATCGGCTCATATTTgagagaacacttcaaagtgttatTAGCTCAGTTTAGGAGCAgtttttctctcagtgtgtgagaacacttttgtgttgtattcatatatcagttctcacacacgcacacacaatcactcacatatacaaagAGTTAAGCTTATCGAATAGCtaagtgagtcttgcacaaagacaataaacttgtgtatgtagtttttaacatatagacgttaaacaagtgttggctggaaggtgctacTTTCATTCTAGACTAAGAGTTCAGTTAAGCAGTAGGGTacgtcctaagctgagtggatttgtacaagtcattgtataaatcaaagtcttcaagaggatcctacccgaggtggtagaaggggtgacgtaggagcagttgaagtctccgaacatctataaacatatcttgtgtacttaactgtttaactcttattttcaaactgatttgatcagttcaaacaattatcagttcagttctcgctataactgaactgatacatgTAAGAACTGATTACTCTTATTTCAGTcaatcagtttacacaagttaaatttCTTTCAAATTATTCAGCTTTCTTAACAAAGAATTACTTCTAGTATTTTTCGCTTGGTTTAACACCAAAATCGATTTAATTCAGCGGTGTTTATATTCTTAGAATATGAgttattgaagctcatggagaatattgcgtttgaagcaccttcgaaGGTGCCAGAACCGATCCTTCACTAATATTAGTCAATTGTGTGATCATGGTTATTCTTTTAAGTTTCACCAACGTACTTGCACCATGAAATCTAGCAAAGGTTATATCATGCTAACAAGATTAAGAGAacaaaacacatatataataaGTTGCAAAGATGATCAACTTCCCTCCCCTGCCTGTTTTGTTGCGCGGAATAGTGATAAGCATTTGTTGTGGCATAAACGGTTGAATcacttaaatttcaaataaattgtcAATTTaactaaaaatgatttaatgatTGGTCTACCCaaaaatgttttcataaaaattaagaTTTACACCACATGCCAGTTGGGAAAATATGTGAGATTTACTTTCAAAAGTAAAGGATGTAACTCTTCCACTAAATGCTTAGATCTACTGCATGTGGACCTATTTGTCCCTATACCAGTAAAGATCATATGATGAATGATATAAACTCTAGTGGTGGTGGATGATTACTCTCGATATACCTGGGTTTCCTACCGTCCAAAAATCAAAATGTTTTATATTTGATCAAAGTTTTGAAATTGTTGCAAAATGAAAAATCTACTGTGATAGATATGATCAGGAGTGACAATGGTATTGAGTTTACGAACAAAACCATTGGATCCTATCTAAATGATTAAGAAATCAAACATGATTTCTCAACTATCTGCTCtcctcaacagaatggtgttTGCTGAGATAAAGAATCGGACTTTAAAAGAAACAGCTAGAACAATATTTGCTGATTCAAATGTTTCTCAAAGGCTTTGGACAGAAGCAAAAAATAAAGCTTGTTACACTCAAAACAGATCTATGATTAACAAAAAGCATAACAAAACTCCTTATGAGACATGGAATGAAATGAAtggatatattttatttcaaaatctttGGCTGCAAATGTTTCATTCACAACAAAGGAAAAATTCACTTATCTGCCTTCGATGTTAAAGCTGATGAAGAAATATTTAGTGGTTATTCATTGGTCAATAGAGCTTACAGAGTCTTCAAAAATAAGTTTCTAACCGTTGAAGAAACCGTTCATgctatatttgataaatatacttttttttagTTCAAGAACATGTAAATATAAATGAGCAACGTCAAAGATTGGAGAATAAAACTCATATATGAAAGTGATTGTGAGATTGAGCTGAGGAGATACAATGAAGGGACTCTTGAAACCAATCCGATAATCACAAAAAACAATTCTATTGGACCAGATCAAGAGCTCGTGGAACCAGTCATGGAGAATGATCCAtgaagaggagaagaagaagttatatattattaaagaaGAAGATCAACCCCAACAAGATCCACGTCTTCTTGGACCAAAATATCGGTGGAGCATAAATAATCCACCCAATTAGGTCATTGGTaaccaagaagaaaatgattgacGAGTATTTGCATGCAGCTTTTATCTCTTAGGTTGAGCCAAATAAGTTGACGAAGCATTAACAGATGCAGGCTGGATATAATTCATGCAAGAGGAACTCAACCAGTTTGAGTGCAACAAAGTTTGACATCTAGTCCCCTGACTGGACAAGAAAAATTTCATTGGGACTAAATAGGTATTCATGAACAAACTGGATAAGAATGAAACAGTTTTAAGGAACAAAGCTCGTCTTGTAGCCCAAAAGTACATAAAAGAAGAAAGTGTTGACTTTAATGACTCATTTGTACTGGTTGCAAGATTTGAGGCCTTTCGAATCATCATTGCATATGCTGCTTTCAAGGACATCAAATACCTTTGTATGGTCTGCATGACATGAATTAAACCACTGGGCATTTGAACAGGTGGACACGAGCTCAACAAAAGCAACTGGAAATGCAGGTGCAAGAGTAGGATACGGTAATCTCTTGTGGGCATATAAACTAATTTGTTTCTCTTAGATATTTGGCTTTATGCATTTCCTTGTCCACCGGCCCAGTGTGGCTAAATGTTGGACGAGCCGATATTTATTCTACCTATCTTTGTTGCATTGATGAGATTGTACTTAGTCCTCGTAGATCGATATCAGGATTTTGctggatttaaatttttttataaaaaaaacagaagAACAAGGAAACAACTTCTTGATGATAGCATGCAACGAAAATATTACGAAATGCTCATAGTACAAACACCCCATGGATCATATATGTTTCCCCCTAAATGCGTGAGCCTGGAAGGAAGGtggcaagaaaaaaaaaaagaagctttTTACCATGTTTGTGGAAATTGATACACACAAAAATTTAGTTAAGAGTACAAGTGTCAGATTTTCGACTTCATAAAACCTACATATAGCTATTTTGGGGTAAATTCTCAGTTTAGTCCCAAATCTTAAGTGTGTTTCTCGGTTTAGTCCCAAATCAATTTTTCGACCCAATTTAGTCCCAAATCTTCACATTAATTTACCCCATTGGTATTTCCGTCAATTTGGGGTTGAAATTAACGAAAAGACTATATGCTTCTGCCTTTCTTCAATTCAGTAGGCCTAATCGATCTTTTCTCTTCCAAGTTCCAAGCAAGTCGGTCGCTGCAACAACTTTCTTCCTCCACGTCGAGTCGGTCGCTGCTGCAACAACTATCCTCCACGCACCGCTGCACGCTCGAGGTAACCATTTGTTCTTCACATGAAGTTGCTGTTACTTTCTGAGCCATCACTCTAGCATGTATTATCCTTAACGATGCCCCCTTGTATTATCTAAGCGAACTAGGAAACTTGACAAGTTTGGTGAGCTTGGATCTTTATTTGAATATTCTGATTGGTCCAATCCCTGACACATTTGAGCTTGGAGACTTTCTTTTTCTGTGGCTGGATCTTTTATTTAGTTCTTGAGAATTTGTTTTCCTCTTCATCACACCTTGAGTAGGAAATTTGCAAATCAGAAGTGAGTGATTGGTTTGTGCAGCATTCACATGTGCCATATGGAGCGGAATCACTGAAGTCTATTCTCCtgttctttttaaaattaatttccttCCACTTCTTCAGAAAAGTCACGCAACCAAATCAGCACATCTTTACAACAAATGAAGTTAAAAGATGGAAAGTATAATTGACATTGCCTTTTGTTCCAAATCAATTATTCTAGGCTCTAAGTTTAAACTTCTTTGTTTTGTTAGTCGTTGATTTATGGTCTATACTGCTGTCAAGTGACAGTTGGAGTCATATGTGCTAGCTATGGTTGCAATTGTTTAATATAGATATTTTGCAGTAAATATTAACTAATTCAAAGCAGAAGTTCAGTAACCTTAAATGTGAATAGAGGATTTCATTTCTGTTATTAAATTACTGAAGCTGTTCCCAATACTacttattattcttattttgcAACTGTCATAGAATCGATGCACCATGGGCTCTAGCTAAAATGTGATCTTTTATCACAGTGAATTGTGATTTATGCTGAGAAATCAACTGATAGAGAAACATGCACGCAAACTTTTAATTAGCATGTACAGAAACTCTATTAGTGTTTGACTAGAAATTCCTGggaaaaaatgatttttgacaTGTTTAATTCGAGAAAGAGAAGAAGTTGTCACACCAAAATCATTAGCTGATGTGTTCTTCCGTGTTTCTGTCACGCGGGATATGAATTATTATGCTACATGTAGCAAACACTTTAGctgctttgattttttctatCAGTGATTTCTTCTACAATTTGTCCTGGTTATATTCATCTTTCTATTTCAGAATGTAGATTATCTATATCCAATGCATTTATCCTGGTTTTAtatctcatattttcataatatcatgttttttttaccCTCATTTCAGGAGGTCATCGAAGAAAGCTAACAAAATGGTGGTGATCCCTTTAATTTTAAGTAATGTTTTATTGTAATCATAATTGTTtataaaacaatgaaaattGCTTTGTATTTTTGTGTATTGTAGGAGAAAACATATGTTGTCTTCGTTGGACGTAAATCTGGTGTATACGAGACATGGGAAGAAGCACATAGTCAAGTCAACAAATTTAGTGGGGCTTCTCATAAATCATTCTGGAGTAGGGATGAAGCATCAAAAGATTTTCATGCATACCTAGAGAAACAAAATTCATCTGCTTCATTTATGTCTGACGAAGAAAGTTCGTGTGCAACTTTTAGCACCGCTCCAAACAGAAGTATTGAAgctgaaaaattattaaaagtgaAAGATTTGCTTTTAGATTTAGAAAATGAGAACCACAATCATTTATTGAAGGTTGCAGGGATAGCGGAAGAGATTAAACAACTAGTACAATCTCTAGAAATTAGTGGTGAAGATTAGATATCCTTGTGTATCTTTGTATCTTTAACTTGGATTTGTAGTGTTCTTTCGTTGACTCAAGACTATGTATGATTTTGGTGTATTGGTATAAAAATGTGAACTTCTTTCACacgtccttttttttttaatttctatgtTTGACTATTTTAAGAGGGTGACTGTTTGTTCATTTCTAATATACATGTCATGAATATTTGCAAGATAGAAAACATTATGCTCGACTTTTGTtgcatttttttatatcattttcTTGTTACAGTGCTTACGGTGAGGAAGAAATACTCTTAAAAACACTTGATATGCTTGAAATTTACTAATGACTGCTGAATgacaaaacaataatttaaaaaaactattttctgAAGCACCGAAAAAGTAGACTTCAATTTCCATCCATGACTAAATCAAACTTCATATAGTATAAAAACAACAACTTTCAACATCATTTTCCATCCATGACTAATTCAAGTCGAACAACTTTCTCGAAGCACCGAAACAGTAGAAAACAAAGAAACTGGATTCATAAACAAAATCAAATCTTCTCGACAGAATATCGCGTCCCACAAAATCATTTCTTCTTGAAAGATTCCTGAGAAGAGTTAGACTTGACCACATGATTTCGTGACGAAGATGATGACTGATCAACTCTACCTCGAACACCTGTTGAAGCTCGTAGTCGTGACACTGTTGTGAAGCTGACTCCATATTTCAGAAAAGCAGGTGTATGAATGTTCACGGATTGGTTAATCTATAACAatacaaacaaaataattaatcacATCAACCATTTCATTTCCGAATATATTGAACTCGCATGAATAACATTAAATTAAAGAGTTTAAAAAACTTACATTTATCGAAGATATTGAGCACGAAATCCCTTCAATATTAATCCCAACTTGTCGTGCTCTTTTCACCTGCATGTAAGTACATACAACAACATATTTCTTGAAGGAAAAAAATGCAATAAAAATAAGTTTTCATTTTCAGAACCTGTAGTTTATCTTTTCTTGTTGCACCCAAATTATTATTTGGTAAAATAGCGCTTTGCCGTGTCATGGGCTCTTGTTGGAATGCTTCATGGTGTCGGACATCTTCAATCCGGTTACAAGTCCTTTTGTTATGTCCTGATCCACCGCATAGTTTGcatttggtaaatttttttacACCTCTCAACTTATTTTCGGAAGGGGGTGGTTCATCTGGTTCTCTTCTTCGTAATTTTGCGGGCCTTCCAACTTTTTGTAGGTAAACTGGGGGCAATGGTGGTACCAAATCACATGGGGGCCACAAGTCTGGCCCATTGACAGGCATTATTCGTGCTGCATAACATCTTCTATATGTCTCTACCAAGTAATAAGGATGGACATATTCTTCTGGATCATCTTTTTTGCACCAAATAGCGCATACAGCGTGCTTGCAAGGAATGCCTGTCAAGTCATATTTCCTACAACTGCAAGACCTGTTCAACAAGTCAACTGAATGCTGATCACGTCTATCATCTGATCTCGTTATCTGGTAGTGCATTTCATCTGACTTCATGGGAGAATACCTAATAGATTCCACATATATCTTTGCAATCACATCTTTGATCTTTGAACAAATTCGACAGTTCCATTTGTTAGCCCTCTCTCTGTTTTTTTGAAATCTGCCCATCAAAAGATTTCGTATCATCTCATACATCTCAATTACTGGCTTCTCCCTGGCATCTAATATGAAGCTGTTAAAACTTTCACACATATTGTTCAACAAGATGTCTGATTTAGGAGTGGTGCTGAAATACGCCTTAGACCAATGGTTTTCGGGTTTTTTTGCCAGCCATTCATATGCCTTTGCATCAATGTCTTTCAACTCAGCCATGTGCACTTGAAACTCTTCAATTCTTGTCGCTTTTGCCGCAGCCCAAAAGGCAATCTTAACCGCTACACTCTTGAATCCATCACGTTTCATATTGATTTCTAAGTGTCTCACACAATATATATGTTCAGCATCAGGAAACAAACATTCAAGTGCAGGAATCAAACCTTTTTTGCTTATCTGACATAAATGTCCAAGTATGCGGATCATTGCTAACACCAATGTCTTCATCTAGGAGCTGAAGAAACCATGTCCAACTATCTTTTGTTTCACGCTCAACCATTGCATAACATATTGGAAAAATGTTATTATTCGGATCTAGCCCCACGGCCGATAACAATTGCCCACCATGTTCTACCTTTAAGAAGCATCCATCAACATCAATGATACGCCGACAAGCATTCTTAAATCATTATTTGCAAGCTGAAAAACAAACATACAATCTCTGAAACCTTGGACCTTTGTCATCCTCTGTCAACTTCAAAACTACAGTAGCCCCAGCGTCGGATCTTTTCAATTCAGCACTATACTTCCTTATTTTCCGAAACTGCTCATCGACAGAACCTTGCACTAATTTCAGCGCCTTTCTCTTAGCCATGTAGGCGATTTTCCTTGAAAAATCTGACTGAAGAATGGTAGAAATCTCTTCCCTAAACTCCAAGTGTCCCAATTTAGGATTTGTGCTGAATTTATTGGCAAACGTCTTTCCCAACCACGTTGAGTTGACACACTTGTTTTTAAAATCACGAACACAATGACTGTGACATCCATCAAAATTTCTTACTTGCCAAAAACTATCATTAGTCATCTTCGCAACATGGATCATCCAACAACAATTATCATTATTGCACTTAGCCCACAATCGGATGTTTTTATACAAACTTCACCGATCTTCTTTCTCTAATGCAGTGActttcaattgtgaattttgCTTCTTTCTTTGAGCTAAAGACTAAACCAAGCTTCAACTCTGGATTTTCAAAATCCTTTTTCGGGTCAAACAACACATAATTTTTAACTTCATCCTCATCAGAATCATGAAGACTTGTCAAACCGTCACTATCTACACAAATATCCACTTCATCGTCATACTCATGCATTTTATGAAGGAGATCATCTGTATTTTCTCTTTCAGGGACAaccatttttcctttcatagATTCTATATCATAGACAACAAATGCATCAACTAACTCATTATGTTCTACAAAATCATACTCATTGTTATCAAAATTATCAACATTTTCATTTccaacttcatcattttgaccATCTATGTCGGCAGGAGCATTCAATATGGTAGTTGGGTTGTCTTTGTTGAACAAAACGAAAGGTCGAGGAAATGTTCAAAAAGGAAATAACGCATTTTTAATGCGTATTCACACGgacaaggggctctataaatagagctcctcccttcattctgaaattatcccttcttcgagttttctctcatctatagcatttgagtgcttagttctataatatttgtgagatgtttgttctcctgtattaagagagtgtgtgttctctttggaaacacagtgagtgagttgtacaccacaaaatattatagtggaatttcttttcatcttgcccgtggtttttaccctaataatttttagaggttttccacgtaaatctcggtgtccagtttattctttattttcgggtttattatttcaaattccgcacgtgggatctacaagtggtatcagagcttggtttaaaatttcttaaaattctgagtttgctctgtggttgcagcctagactgatcttccacatcagaaaagattttttgagattttttatttaaggcgggattattttgtccaatctactaaaattgttgtagacataatggcggaaaggtacgagatagcaaagttcaacggaagcaattttatgctgtggaaaataaagatacaagcagttttaagaaaggagaattgcttgacggctattggagatagaccggtggagattacggatgatggaaagtggaatgagatgaatgataatgctgttgccaatttacacttggaaATTGCAGACGAAGTATTATCAAGTATATATGtgataaaaacagcaaaagttatctgggatactttgacaaagatgtacgaggtcaagtcgctacacaacatgattttcctaaagagaaggctttatacttttcgga comes from Primulina huaijiensis isolate GDHJ02 chromosome 2, ASM1229523v2, whole genome shotgun sequence and encodes:
- the LOC140968676 gene encoding uncharacterized protein, which gives rise to MKTLVLAMIRILGHLCQISKKGLIPALECLFPDAEHIYCVRHLEINMKRDGFKSVAVKIAFWAAAKATRIEEFQVHMAELKDIDAKAYEWLAKKPENHWSKAYFSTTPKSDILLNNMCESFNSFILDAREKPVIEMYEMIRNLLMGRFQKNRERANKWNCRICSKIKDVIAKIYVESIRYSPMKSDEMHYQITRSDDRRDQHSVDLLNRSCSCRKYDLTGIPCKHAVCAIWCKKDDPEEYVHPYYLVETYRRCYAARIMPVNGPDLWPPCDLVPPLPPVYLQKVGRPAKLRRREPDEPPPSENKLRGVKKFTKCKLCGGSGHNKRTCNRIEDVRHHEAFQQEPMTRQSAILPNNNLGATRKDKLQVLKMKTYFYCIFFLQEICCCMYLHAGEKSTTSWD